The Agelaius phoeniceus isolate bAgePho1 chromosome 2, bAgePho1.hap1, whole genome shotgun sequence region AGTGAAGAATTTCATGTGCCATGAAGACCCCGATGGCTCCAAAATTCacagcactgaaaaataaagatgaaaagagtgcttttggaaagaaaaagagggcAGAGGAGCATTCTTATTCTGAGCACAACTGTGTGGTCCACAGGAGTGTTCTACTCTGGGATCACACAGAAACATTTTCTATGTATTGTCACTCAGGCATGTAAAAGTGCAAGGACAAGTGCAAATTATCCTACCTATGCTTAAAATTGTACTATGGGCTTACTTTAAAGTGTTTGTTGCTAATAAGCCATCGTAACAATGAAGAGTCTATGAATGAGATTCTGCCTTTATTAGCTCATTAGTAATGATAGGTATTGTTGTTGTTGATATATGTCCTTATTGAACCTCTGCTGTCTGAACTGCTGCACAAACAGCAACTACAATGGTAACTACAGAAAAGCAGGATGTTTGGAGAAGCAATCTTGCAACTTTTGTCTAGTGAGAAAGGATACATAAAACCGGCAAGGCAAATTAAAATCATGATGTTTTGACTGCAGTTACTCTGGTCTAGCATTGGCAATCTTGCTACAAGCAAGAAGTTGTCCTAGAAACCTCCAAATGGAATTTCTATGGTTCTATGCAATGAATTTACCAATACTATCACGAGGTAGAGAACACTCAAAATACATTTCCATTATATGAAATTATGGGCTTATTCTTTCTTCCCATGCACTGATTAACACTGCTGAAGCATGAAATTTTTGTACTAGATCATTATTCCATCACTGGGACTCAGTAGGAGCTCTATAGGTgataatttataaattttacccagagaagctgtggatgccccacccCCAGAAAtgttcagggccaggctggatggagctctgagcaacctggtctagtgaaaggtgtccctacccatggcaggggggtggaactAGACAATCTttaaaggttccttccaacctaaactttTTTATGATTCTATAACAATTGTACTGCTTTGCTGAGTTCTTATTTTCAGAATTATCTTCACAGTCACCTGAATTGGCTTTTGCCAGTAAAGTTTAAACTCTGGAACATCATTTGAGAAAATGCTATTGTACCAACTCACCAAAAGATGATAAAGTTTTACTTATCAGTCCACTCAACTGAGGTGACAGTGAGAAAAATGTACTTTACTCACCTGAATACAAAAGGAATAAGAAGGCATAGACACTTTTTCACAGAGAAATATAGTGACAGCCCAtgccactggaaaaaaattttcttttctactaTTCTTTTGAGATGTCCTTTTCTTCATattataataaattaattaaatactGCAAGCACTAGAAGATCACcatcaagaaaataattaattttaactgAAACATGTTTCTTTTGAACTTCAGCCTCTTGCCACAATGTGAGCTTATTTTTCAGTACAATGGTACTAGAACAAGTATCTATCCACTATAGGCGAAAAGGACATAGAATTATATGTTTACAGTCAACTGTTTGGAGTGCTTGTATTATCAGAAAAAATATTGCTTAAGAGATCTGTTCCATATCATGAAAGAACAGAACCAGAGGAGTATGGTCTCGAGAAGCGTTATTGCAGGGGAAGACTCAGAGTTAAAAGTCTATTTGCTTACTAGAAAGGgtttctttaaaacaaagatAGAAGAACTGTGACACATTTCAAAAAGACTTCTGACAAGAAGTTGCTCTGTAAGGCTCCTATTTTCTCTGGGTTAGATTTCAGGAATCCTTGGAATTTAGAAAATGAGAGGCAAAGGTGGAATATCTTCTTTGCAGTTAACCTACATGTGACTTCTGCCTCTTTGCTCTGAAGTAATATCTTTGTGTCAGTTCAGTTTCACCTAGATTCTGATTTTGCCTCAGCAGAGTCAGTGATCACTCACTCTCAGAATGCATCAAGCAGTATCCATGTGGCTTTAGAAAAAGCCAGGCTTCCCCCCTTTCCTCTGTCTTTCTGGGATGCagtgagagaaagaaattaGGGACAGGCCACCTGCTAAGGTTTCTGCTGGAAGCACGGTGAAGCCCAGGGACTACATTCAACTTGCACCTCTGAAGCCCCTCCATACCTGGGAAACTCCATGTGGAAAAAAGGACTGCGGAACATTCCAGCTGGAAAGACCACCATGTGGTGTCTTATTGAATAGTATGAATGCACACTCCAGGGGTGCACATGCCAGctagaagcaaaataaaaagagaaattagaGAATGTACTAATGCCTTATCTCACACTTTGATCCTTTCCTTCACTGAGCTTGCAAAAAAAGCTCAGCTGCTCACACAGCACCAGCAAATGATGAAATTCACATTCTCTAGAGTTACAGGTGTTTGAAATAAATCTTCAATTGTTTACAGATGATCAGAACTAATAGCTTAGTTTTCATAGACCTTCTCCCTCATAATTTCCCTGTCAAGTAAATTAGGATTAATAGCCTCCTGTGAAGTCATGTATGGAATACTCTGCAGGAAGTGTAAGGCCTAAGCCCATCTGTCAATGCTGCCTTCCTTCTGAAGCATCCTATGTCCTGCCTTTGAGGTGGCTCCACCAGCATTCCTGTCATCACAGAGCCTTTCTGTTGGCTTTGTTAAGAAGTCCAGGAGAATCAGCTATCCCCCTTAATTAAGGGTGCATGGTCaaaaaagtgggtttttttcaaaggTGCTCTCTTCACAATGATGGGTACTTTGGTAGCATTGCTCAGGCTCAATGAAGGACAGCCTGCCAGATTCAAGGTTTCTTTAAAGCAGGATGCAGCAATGCAGACTTGCAGCAACATTCAGAACTGGTGAAACCACTTTCAGAGGTGCTGAATCCAATTCTGCCCACTGGCTCCCACctgcccttccttcctcttccacaGTAAAAGAGAGATATACAGTTATCACAGTTCTGAGTGACCTACTCTAACTAatcctgctttgagcaggagtATTGAATTAGGTGATCTCcacaggtcccttccaacctcagctGGTTCACAAGTATGGGattttgttatatttttcagatcaCTATCTGACTTACTTTTTCTGTGGGTTATGCTGAAGGAGCTTCAGGTAGGAATTTTCCCTCAGTACTTTCAAGCAAGCCACCACATTGAGGAAAAAAGTGTCTTCATTTATCTCCAGCTGAGGGAAGAGACAGGGGATGTGACTGTCATAGGGCATAAGTGAGGAATGAATTGAACaattgagaaaaagaaaaattaagaaaaagaaaagtccCATGGATCAAAAAAGGGTTAATCAGAAGAGAAACCAATGGGATACTTGtagtttttttctctcccatttCTAAAGACCTTCAATTTAAAATATGACAGGAATGTTATCCGGAGGCCAAACAGAACATAGAAACAggtaaaaaattacttttatcaGGCCAACAGGTCTAAATAGGAATCAGTATAGGCAACAATATAGAAGCAACAGATGATGGTTCTGTGGCCCCATATGTTCCCAAAAAATGAACTGTAGGAAATGTGCTCCAGAGGTCATAACCTCTTTTGTAAGTAGACAAGACAGCAGCTGATACAGGTAAACTGCCAATAATGAGGCAGGCATGTTTACATTATATAGCTCACTTTCTGGTATTCCAGGTTCACTTTGTCAGTCTGGAGTATGTGAGCTGGATAACCAATCTCCACTTGTAGTTTGGATACCTAAAAtaataacaaacaaacaaacataaagAAACTTGATCAATAGGAGGCTTCACATTCTGCAAGTCCTTTTAAAGGCTATTTTTAACCAATGTTAACATGATCTGTGAGTCAGCCTTCAAAAGGACAGCTACTTTGTTTCAAGAAGACATcttgtcctgctgctctgctttctcAACTCTACAACTTAAGGCCTAATGttgttctgttctttttctttgtattgTCTTCTGCCATTCAGCTTTTTAGCTTTTAACCTTACTAGATGTATAAAATTGAATTGTATCTCAATAAATTAATTCAGAATATTCATGGACAGACAAAAATGGAGCCACTCTATCAGTATATGTAACCATGCATGCTGGCACTTATAAAACCACCTTCAGTTTTTAGTATGAATAAGACATCTGTTTAAGACTGTGTGCCTGTAGAAGCAGGTAGGAATACATAAAGGTGTAGGActtttccattccttctccAGAGGCTTCAGGGAAAGGAAGGCCTCAGTAATTCCTGCCTTCTGCACGCACCAAGGCTTTAGCGTTTTGGCGAGTCTGTTCATCCATCCACTCCACCTGATCCAGGCGGTCACAGAGGGCATCTTGGATCACAGAGAACATCTGCTCAGCCTGccatggagaaaagaaggcatGGTCACAATTGCACAAAAACATTGCTCACTCTTAGCTACCATCTTCACATGTTCTAGCAATTCAGCCATAGAATAACTGGGGGAAAATTccattttgtgtgtgtgtgatgaaAGAGATTTCATTTTCTACAGTGATTTAGCCTTATGTTATCTGGCATCCAGTTTTTCCTCACAGGGCTCACCATTCTCTCCCACACACCTTTTCATCTGGCCTCTCACAGTAACTAAGAGGGAGACAATTCCTTCTCATTCGATATTGAATAATTGCCTCCCCTCTTgagcaaaatgaaaattcagtATCCACAAGTATTTCTTGCTGGTGTCTCCCTTTCCAAAATTATGGCAATCTGAGTCAACCCTTCTTGCAATTATGCTTTATTCATTAAAATGTATGCTTCCCTACATGAAGTCTTGGTTTTCCAATTAGCTTTTCTTGGTGTTATTTATTCTTCCCACCATATAGACTTCAAACTCTGCTAAACCAGGTGCTACACTAactttcctcaaaaaaaaaaaatctgaccaTCACAGGATGAAAAAAACAGGAAATCTTTTCCACACTGCAGGCAAGTGTTCTTTTTACTGTGGATCCACTCAGAATGTTTTCATATGATTGCTTAGTGTCTTTGCAACTGAAAATCTTATTGAGATATATCACATTGGTGATGAATACTGTTAATACTGCTATTCCAGGGAGTATACAGAAATTGCATGCATTTGTTGGGCTGTCATAGCTATTGGTGCTGCACAAACAACTTTTCTAACAGTTGAGGCAAAGATAATAGCTAGGTAGAAAACCTACAGATGATTTTGTTGTCTTAATATGGTCTTAAGGTGGCATGTCAAAAAATGAAAGAGGTGAAGCTGAACTCTGCTTAGGGGTTAAGATGATGAATACCTACAAATTTCTTGGTCTGCTCAGGGAAAATTTCCTGCACAATCATCTTCCCTAGAACTGGCTCAAAGAAAGAGCTGGTATCAGTCAAGCACTTCCTCCAGCGCTCAGCTGGGATCTGTAGGAACAAAGAAGTAGAGACTCATGAGAGTGAGGACAAAGAACTAGGAAATCATTAAAATTATATGTAGATATGTGGACAATAGCACTGTCTAAAATTGACAGCAGTGAATAAGTAATGTAGTTCTATTTAAGCTACCACAGTAAAAATTTCTAGTAAAACATTAATTTCCCTATGATTTGCTCCACTTACTTTCCCTCAAGATTTGTATATTAGCAGAGAAAAAGCCACAGAAGAAAGGTGACCATCTATGTATAATTTTTCCCTACTCCATGATACAGTACACTCAGCTCTCTAAACTTCTGAGGATTGTATCTACTCGCACATTTCTTTTGAGAAAAAAGAAGCTCTTAATGACCATGGGAGAGTAGTTTTTCTTCCCAGATCTAAGAAACTCTATCCATTTAAGGTATCAAGAGAACATTCAGAAGGCATGAGCTACAGTGTTCAGCTGTTGGGGAGGCCAAAGAAACTGATAAAAGGCTAACTCACCATTCTAGACCCCATTTTTCCATAAAGGATCTTATACAGCTCCAGGCGTGCATCTTGGAATTGACTGTCAAGGGCTGGGGAGAGATTCCCAACCAGACAAACAATCATATAAATGTGAAGGACCCTGTAGACAGAAGATTGAAGGCTGGTAACCATAAACACAGAAGAGAGGTAAGTGTCAGAGGAGTGACTTTAGGCAGAGAAATCCTAGGAACCTGAACAATGACACCTGGAGCTATCAAAGAGGGATGATTGACATGAGTTGAATACAGAAACTCCCCAAAACACTGTGGAGACTTAAGGGGTAACTccctgctggggcacaggatTCTTTATGGGAAGTTGGAGAAGGATACTTTTACAACTGGGTGAAACATATAGAACATTATGAGAAGTCTGTGGGATTATGTAAGATTTATGATGGCATGTTTATGGGAAGGACCAAtggcagggaaagggaaggatcATAGTGGACTGGGAGAATATatgtgggaaaatggggaggaaaGCCGATAAGAAGGAATGGTTGAGTGTAAACTGCTTGCCAGGGTGTCTGCCTGACTGAGCACTGCACATGGTAACCAGGATTTGTCCTCCTATCTTATTAAAGTCTATTGTTAAGTAACATTCTACTCAGTATGTATGAAGATGGAAATGAATGCTGGAGAGATGACAAGTCTGAGAGTTGACTCCTGGAGGGACTTTGGATCCAGCTAGCTTCTGGAGAGAGCAGCAGTCTGAGAGCTGGCTATTGGGAATACTAGTGGTTGGGAGCAGCTACTGAAGACACCTGATAGTATAggtgtgcttgtgacaggaaGACACCAGAGTACCAGCAACTAAACAAAGTAGGGCTGCAAGACTCAGGGGATCATATGTTCGTGTGATATATCCAGGTGTACACCAGGAGATCTTGGCCAGCTTCTCAACAGGCTAAATACCCAAGACCAGCTCTTGGAGTGAGCCACATCATGGGTGTGCACACACGTATTTCACTAGTACTGACCAATCCCGATCAGCTGGAGCTAAGGAGTAGAATCAATCTGTGTTCATGTTGGTATGAGTGCTATGGGTGCCAGTCAAGACACTGTGTTTCCTCTCTGTGACACACTTTAATTATTTTAGATGTGTCTTCATACATGGTGCATGCATATACAAACCTATTGGGAATATATGCTAAGCCATAGCACTGGCCAAACCTGAGGATATAAGCCACAGCAGCCTTGCAATTGTTAGACTACTGGATTCAGCAGCCTCTAACACAGCAGCCTCTAATCTATTAAACCTATGGTATttgaagaaaatgtttcttgGGGCATGAAAAACTGCAACCATAGATATTGACTCCTACCTTCCCTTGTGCCATTTCTCGATGAGCTGTGACATGTTGCTTAAGTAATCCATGTCATGCACTGCAATTGGCTGAGAGAGGTCCATTGGCGCAGGATGGAAGACAGCCTTGAGACACGCCAGCCAGTCAATAGCAGGTGCCTTTTCCTGCAAGTAAAAAAGCTTACATGCTGAGCTATGAATCTAAACTGGCTCACAAGAAATAATAGGGAAACCAGGATCGTCTTCCCAATAATGTTAAGAGATACTTTCCACAAGTTAAATTGTTTTTATAATGTGCATCTTGAGGAGAACTGActttttttaaagggaattgCCACTGGAGAGGGGAGAGAGTTGTGGGCCTGAAAAAACTCTGTCAGTAAAAGACCATAAGTTACTGGGTTATTTAAAGCTCAACAGGCTCCAAGTGTAATTTGCAAGACAATGGCATTTAAACACAGCATCTCATATTTCTTTTGATCTGGATCTTCAGAATGAAGTCATGAAAGTCACATGTAATTGTGTTGCTCAAGCTTTAAGGCACAGGTACCTGTAGCTCCCTAATGGTGGTGCGGAAGAACAGCATCCCCCTCTGCTGTCTTTTCTGCAGTGGAGTGACAAATCGCTGGAGGTTAGAGATGAAGGACAGGGTCAGGGAAAAGGAGTCAGGAGGACCATCCTCTGTCCTTCCAAGCAGAACCCCTAATTTCTTCAAATACGAAAGATACACACGGAGAACCTGCAATACAGAGCATATCTTCAATGGAAGATACGTGACCAAAAATTAGTCactccatccgtccatccatccatccatccatccatccatccatccatccatccatccctccatccacccatccatcttTACCATATAAACTTCAGTCTTTCAAAACTACTGCAGACCCACCCCATTCCTAAAACTGTCCTCTTACTGCAACATCCTTATGCAATTGTTCATGTGGAATACCCTTTGCCAAGTACAGCTCCTCTCTCAGTGAAGAGCAGAGAATTCCCTAATGATTCTTTTTCTCACAGCTCACAATTACTTCAAATACTAGAATAACTTTAGAGATGTAGGCCTGCCATCTCTGGAGTCAGAGGAGAGAAATTCAGTGATATAATGAGTCAGTATTTTAATGGACAGAAAATGTCAACTTCTTGTTTCTATTTTCATAAAGTTTCAGATGAATGCTTATGATAGCTCAGTTTTTTTGATGGTTTTTCTGAAAGGCtctgatttttcagaaaatgacaTAACTCAGTTTTTATGAAGTTCAGAAATGACAAAGTTCATTTTGTTACAATGTCTCAAGGTCAAAGAACTTGTTCCCCCAAAATATGTTCAAACACTTTAAAATAAGCTGAAAAATGCTAGCTATCCCTCCCTGCAATACACAAATTTTGTTATAAAGCCATATTTTggacaaaaacattttttaaaaaacattcatTCAAGGCAAAAACTAAAAGAAAGCCCAGGTTCAGAAAAAATTGTAACTATAAAAACGATTAAAAATTGTAACTATAACATTCTAAACTAGAAGTTTTAACCTGGTAGCTAAAATGGGTTACATTTTACAATCTATCCTTTGGAAAAGTTGAGTTTTGTAAAGAATTCTTTCTGGAGGCATTTTCAGAGGTCACTGACCGTAACCCATGGAAACAGACCACTCTGAACCAGGAGGCAATTCAAGGAGGTCCCTACATCAAATAGCTATTTTTACCTTTCTTCAGCCTCTGATATGTTACCTCaagataatttttctctttgaattCACTCTCAAGTGGAATATCAAACTCAGGATGGTCAATCTGCAAAAAAGAGTAAAGAAAAAACTTTTTCAGAAATGCAAATGTGAGGATATTTTGGTATTTTCTATATAATGGAATTTGAAATGCTATTAACTTgcttttacttttggaaaatgCTTGCTCAGTTCTTCAAAGAAGGACACAGGCTTAACTTGAGCAAGTCTTGGTCTGACTTGCTTCACAATGCTTCCTTAATAATGCTCTTTCTTTACAATGCTCACCTGAATAATATTGGTCTTGGGGTCAAAAGGAGTAGGTCCCACATGGACTCTAAAAAATGGAAAGGTGCTGTATCTGCTCATGAGAATCTGAAGAGTTTCATTAAAATCTTTTGTTTCCCCCACACCTGTGTTATGCCATCCACCAACCtagaaaaagacagaaatgctGCAAGTGAGAAAAACTGGTTGGATCTGTActtacagttttttttttcttttacaccTATAAACTCAGTCATTCTGATAACTGAGAAGCAACAGAGCAAAAAGCACAATGGGAAACTTATGAGGTGTTCTACATACCCTGCTGGCTTTAGAATGACCTGACACTTTCCCTTAAGCAAAGCAATGAACTGCAAAATGACAAGGAAAAGGAATTGTAATTAGCAACAGAGTAAGGTGTGCAGGAAAAAATGCTGGATAAGCAGGAGACAGGAAATAGGTCTCATTTTTCTGAAGCCATCCGGAAGCACAAACAGGGATCAGTGATTACAGGTCCCAGCTCCCTGACAAGCAGATTCCCAGGTGGGCCTGTAGTCACTGTTCCTTTTTCTGGAAGGttctgcatcctcttttgacaCAGGGCATAAGTGCGCTCTGCTGGAAGGAAGATGtccagccctccctggcaccAAGAGGAGTCTCCCAGAATGGAAAGAGAAGGATTTTCTCCTTTAAACAAGCTCTCCTGGCAGCCTTGACTACTGAATGATCATCTCGTTTTAGACACAAAAATTTAATCCATTTGCAAGATGCTCCCCAATCTGTGAGTCAGATCCTACTGAGGATCTGAGATTAAACATGACCCCTCTCTGTAGACTTGATTTTTTTACCATCCTTCAGTAATATATAAGGTTATGAGGAGAGATTCAGGTAATGAGTATCTGATGTCAGAAAATCAGTTCTTAAAACAGCATTTAAAGCTAGAAAATTTATCACTTGGAAGTTGTGCTGTGAACCACGACTAGGGTCAGAATCTATGAAAGTTACATCATATAGGACTATATCACCGCACCTGCCCActttccttctccctgcagGAATTCTCTTCCTGAAGGAGAGGAAACAGCACAAACATTCACCTCATTTAGGAGGTCCTTCAATGGCTGAGCTCCTTGGGATTCTATTCGTTCAGTATCCATGCAGGAACGATAAAATCGTATTGCTTTCTCCTTGGCTGAGCCTCTTATCCCAAACTGTGgactttctgaagaaaaaagtagatttaaaatttaaaaaagcaatttaGAAAGAAGTTGGGACAGCATTGGAGCAGAGAACAGTTTTAAGAATATTTTACAAATACATCCACATTTCCCACTGTGACCCAAAGCAAGGGACTTTCTAGCACCATGACTCTTCCTGAGGCCAAATATGTGAGGTTTTTTGCATGGAAACAAGAGCACAACAGGAAGTTGGTGCATATCTAGGCTTCAGTCCCCCAAGGAGGCAGGACACATCACCAGAGTGCACATTCAGACTAGCACAGCAACAATGGCCTACTTTGACAATGTAACAggagaatggtttgggttgctGTCAGAATTTAAAGCGTGACTTTCATCTGTTACACTTGGCAAGAGGAactaaaatgtttaaaatgcagCTACTGTAACATGACATGctcaaaaaataaatctgtacCTGTAATGATAGAAGAACGAAGAGAGGGGACTCAGTCCCTGTTAGGAATGATTGTGCTCTCAGTCACTACTATTGTCAGATCTAACCGAGGCAGATGCTGAAGGTAACACACCAATCATCTGACCCTACCTAAAAGCCTTTTCAGGATCAACAGGTTTTCTTCCAACAACACATCAAATACATTTAGTGATTCTTCTCTGGTTCTACTTGACTGTTTGCCTTCCCATCTGCCACAGGCATATTTGTAGAAGTTCTCACAGGGGTTAACAGTGTCATTCCTAGAATTCAGAAGTCTTTCCAACAGAGCAGGATCTGACTCAGCATCACAGGATCCTGAAGAGGAAGTAAATAAGAGAGAACTGAGAAGTAACAGTAGAGAGTGAGAATAACTCCAAACAAAAATCTTTTAGGGGACATTTACCCCAAAAGACTTATTTTTGGTACAAGCTCCATTGCATGTAGTTGAATTCTTTGTAAGGTATTGCTGAATGTGGAGGAAGTGTGTTCTCT contains the following coding sequences:
- the KEL gene encoding kell blood group glycoprotein isoform X3 encodes the protein MSTVPQTCDQELRTGAKKERCLQGKSLLLCALLLSTLLGFTLLITYLVMTCALGSCDAESDPALLERLLNSRNDTVNPCENFYKYACGRWEGKQSSRTREESLNVFDVLLEENLLILKRLLESPQFGIRGSAKEKAIRFYRSCMDTERIESQGAQPLKDLLNEVGGWHNTGVGETKDFNETLQILMSRYSTFPFFRVHVGPTPFDPKTNIIQIDHPEFDIPLESEFKEKNYLEVLRVYLSYLKKLGVLLGRTEDGPPDSFSLTLSFISNLQRFVTPLQKRQQRGMLFFRTTIRELQEKAPAIDWLACLKAVFHPAPMDLSQPIAVHDMDYLSNMSQLIEKWHKGSLQSSVYRVLHIYMIVCLVGNLSPALDSQFQDARLELYKILYGKMGSRMIPAERWRKCLTDTSSFFEPVLGKMIVQEIFPEQTKKFAEQMFSVIQDALCDRLDQVEWMDEQTRQNAKALVSKLQVEIGYPAHILQTDKVNLEYQKLEINEDTFFLNVVACLKVLRENSYLKLLQHNPQKNWHVHPWSVHSYYSIRHHMVVFPAGMFRSPFFHMEFPSAVNFGAIGVFMAHEILHSFYGYVLPEGCPACNRSALQSSIDCLVEQYESYSFNVNGTFTLLENTADTGGLAVAYQAYKNWLKKHKEEDLPKIGLSHDQLFYLSFAHAMCGHLDPEKLQSSLNTDPHSPLPLRVSGPVSNSQDFSKSFQCPSGTPMNPDNKCRIW
- the KEL gene encoding kell blood group glycoprotein isoform X4, which gives rise to MSTVPQTCDQELRTGAKKERCLQGKSLLLCALLLSTLLGFTLLITYLVMTCALGSCDAESDPALLERLLNSRNDTVNPCENFYKYACGRWEGKQSSRTREESLNVFDVLLEENLLILKRLLESPQFGIRGSAKEKAIRFYRSCMDTERIESQGAQPLKDLLNEVGGWHNTGVGETKDFNETLQILMSRYSTFPFFRVHVGPTPFDPKTNIIQIDHPEFDIPLESEFKEKNYLEVLRVYLSYLKKLGVLLGRTEDGPPDSFSLTLSFISNLQRFVTPLQKRQQRGMLFFRTTIRELQEKAPAIDWLACLKAVFHPAPMDLSQPIAVHDMDYLSNMSQLIEKWHKGRVLHIYMIVCLVGNLSPALDSQFQDARLELYKILYGKMGSRMIPAERWRKCLTDTSSFFEPVLGKMIVQEIFPEQTKKFAEQMFSVIQDALCDRLDQVEWMDEQTRQNAKALVSKLQVEIGYPAHILQTDKVNLEYQKLEINEDTFFLNVVACLKVLRENSYLKLLQHNPQKNWHVHPWSVHSYYSIRHHMVVFPAGMFRSPFFHMEFPSAVNFGAIGVFMAHEILHSFYGYVLPEGCPACNRSALQSSIDCLVEQYESYSFNVNGTFTLLENTADTGGLAVAYQAYKNWLKKHKEEDLPKIGLSHDQLFYLSFAHAMCGHLDPEKLQSSLNTDPHSPLPLRVSGPVSNSQDFSKSFQCPSGTPMNPDNKCRIW
- the KEL gene encoding kell blood group glycoprotein isoform X2 gives rise to the protein MSTVPQTCDQELRTGAKKERCLQGKSLLLCALLLSTLLGFTLLITYLVMTCALGSCDAESDPALLERLLNSRNDTVNPCENFYKYACGRWEGKQSSRTREESLNVFDVLLEENLLILKRLLESPQFGIRGSAKEKAIRFYRSCMDTERIESQGAQPLKDLLNEVGGWHNTGVGETKDFNETLQILMSRYSTFPFFRVHVGPTPFDPKTNIIQIDHPEFDIPLESEFKEKNYLEVLRVYLSYLKKLGVLLGRTEDGPPDSFSLTLSFISNLQRFVTPLQKRQQRGMLFFRTTIRELQEKAPAIDWLACLKAVFHPAPMDLSQPIAVHDMDYLSNMSQLIEKWHKGRVLHIYMIVCLVGNLSPALDSQFQDARLELYKILYGKMGSRMIPAERWRKCLTDTSSFFEPVLGKMIVQEIFPEQTKKFAEQMFSVIQDALCDRLDQVEWMDEQTRQNAKALVSKLQVEIGYPAHILQTDKVNLEYQKVSYIIHIPCLFPQLEINEDTFFLNVVACLKVLRENSYLKLLQHNPQKNWHVHPWSVHSYYSIRHHMVVFPAGMFRSPFFHMEFPSAVNFGAIGVFMAHEILHSFYGYVLPEGCPACNRSALQSSIDCLVEQYESYSFNVNGTFTLLENTADTGGLAVAYQAYKNWLKKHKEEDLPKIGLSHDQLFYLSFAHAMCGHLDPEKLQSSLNTDPHSPLPLRVSGPVSNSQDFSKSFQCPSGTPMNPDNKCRIW
- the KEL gene encoding kell blood group glycoprotein isoform X1; its protein translation is MSTVPQTCDQELRTGAKKERCLQGKSLLLCALLLSTLLGFTLLITYLVMTCALGSCDAESDPALLERLLNSRNDTVNPCENFYKYACGRWEGKQSSRTREESLNVFDVLLEENLLILKRLLESPQFGIRGSAKEKAIRFYRSCMDTERIESQGAQPLKDLLNEVGGWHNTGVGETKDFNETLQILMSRYSTFPFFRVHVGPTPFDPKTNIIQIDHPEFDIPLESEFKEKNYLEVLRVYLSYLKKLGVLLGRTEDGPPDSFSLTLSFISNLQRFVTPLQKRQQRGMLFFRTTIRELQEKAPAIDWLACLKAVFHPAPMDLSQPIAVHDMDYLSNMSQLIEKWHKGSLQSSVYRVLHIYMIVCLVGNLSPALDSQFQDARLELYKILYGKMGSRMIPAERWRKCLTDTSSFFEPVLGKMIVQEIFPEQTKKFAEQMFSVIQDALCDRLDQVEWMDEQTRQNAKALVSKLQVEIGYPAHILQTDKVNLEYQKVSYIIHIPCLFPQLEINEDTFFLNVVACLKVLRENSYLKLLQHNPQKNWHVHPWSVHSYYSIRHHMVVFPAGMFRSPFFHMEFPSAVNFGAIGVFMAHEILHSFYGYVLPEGCPACNRSALQSSIDCLVEQYESYSFNVNGTFTLLENTADTGGLAVAYQAYKNWLKKHKEEDLPKIGLSHDQLFYLSFAHAMCGHLDPEKLQSSLNTDPHSPLPLRVSGPVSNSQDFSKSFQCPSGTPMNPDNKCRIW
- the KEL gene encoding kell blood group glycoprotein isoform X5, translating into MDTERIESQGAQPLKDLLNEVGGWHNTGVGETKDFNETLQILMSRYSTFPFFRVHVGPTPFDPKTNIIQIDHPEFDIPLESEFKEKNYLEVLRVYLSYLKKLGVLLGRTEDGPPDSFSLTLSFISNLQRFVTPLQKRQQRGMLFFRTTIRELQEKAPAIDWLACLKAVFHPAPMDLSQPIAVHDMDYLSNMSQLIEKWHKGSLQSSVYRVLHIYMIVCLVGNLSPALDSQFQDARLELYKILYGKMGSRMIPAERWRKCLTDTSSFFEPVLGKMIVQEIFPEQTKKFAEQMFSVIQDALCDRLDQVEWMDEQTRQNAKALVSKLQVEIGYPAHILQTDKVNLEYQKVSYIIHIPCLFPQLEINEDTFFLNVVACLKVLRENSYLKLLQHNPQKNWHVHPWSVHSYYSIRHHMVVFPAGMFRSPFFHMEFPSAVNFGAIGVFMAHEILHSFYGYVLPEGCPACNRSALQSSIDCLVEQYESYSFNVNGTFTLLENTADTGGLAVAYQAYKNWLKKHKEEDLPKIGLSHDQLFYLSFAHAMCGHLDPEKLQSSLNTDPHSPLPLRVSGPVSNSQDFSKSFQCPSGTPMNPDNKCRIW